Part of the Amycolatopsis sp. 195334CR genome is shown below.
CGCCCGTCCGAGCCGAGAACGGTGCCGTACGGCACGTGCGCGGCCTCGATCCCGCCGGTCAGCCACCCCGCGCGGCGGGCGGCTTCGAAGATCAGCCGGAAGTGCAGTGCCTGCCGGGAATCCGTGACGTAGAGCAGGCGGTCCGCCGCGAGGTCGTGGATGCGGTAGCGGATCGTGGCCAGGTCGGTGGTGTCGTAGCCGTAGCCCCCGTCGCGCTTGCGGAGCATGAGCGGGACGGGGTTGCCGTCCGGGCCGGTTACCTCGGTTGAGAAGACGACCAACGCGCCTTCGCTTTCGACCGCGATTCCGGCTTCGCGCAACGCTTCCACGGTTTCGGCGAGCAGGGGGTTGTAGAAGGACTCGCCGACGGAGTCTTCGGGTGTGAGGAGCACGCCGAGCCGGTCGTAGATGACGCGGAACGCCTTCTCGGATACGGCGACGATCTCACGCCAGCGGGCCACTGTGTCGGCGTCACCTGATTGGAGCGCGACAACGCGCGCCCGCGAACGGTCCGCGAACGCCTCGTCCGACTCGAACTCCGCGCGTGCGGCCCGATAGGTGTCGTCCAATGTGGACTCGGTGGACGGGTGCTCGTCGAGGTACTGGATGAGCATGCCGAACTGCGTGCCCCAGTCGCCGAGGTGGTTCTGGCGGACCACCTCCGCGCCGAGGAAGCCGAGCAGGCGGGCGAGGCAGTCACCGATGATCGTCGTGCGCAGGTGCCCGACGTGCATTTCCTTGGCGATGTTGGGCGCCGAATAGTCGACCACCGTCCGGCGGCCCAGTTCCGGGGTGCCGATGCCGAGCCGCGGGCTCGCCAGCCGTGCGGAGATCTGGTGCCACACCGACGAATCGGACAGTGTGAGGTTCAGAAAGCCTGGCCCGGAAAGCGCGGTTTCGTCGATCAATGAAGCAACCATCGCGTCACGCACTTCAGCGGCGAGTTCGCGAGGTGCGGCGCCGACCCGCTTCGCGAGTGCGAGGGCGGCGTTGGCCTGGAAATCGGCGTGCTCGGAGCGGCTCACCACGGGGTCGGCACCGGCCAGCTCGGGTCGCGCCCGGCCGATCGCGGCCGTGATGGTGGTGGCGACCTGGTCCAGCAGTGGCGATACCTCGTGCACGGCGGCCCTTCCCTTCGTGGTGGTTGGCACCATTGTTCCGGCCGCCGCCAGCGGTTTTCCGGGATTCAAGATCCGCACAAGGTTTGTTCCAGGGGGTGCCCGGCAGACTGACCGGTGTACGAAGTGCTTGGCCGAGGGGGAAGGCGGGGTGGTCGCGCCGGGAGCGCGGCCACCCCGCCCCGTTTCGACAGTCACTCGATCAGGTGAGAGACTGCCGCCTGTGACCCAAGCCACGCTGCACATGCACCAGAAGGTCACCTTCGCGGTGAACCGCTACCAGATCTTCGCCGACCAGGGTGGGGAGCCCGGTCAGTTGATCGCGTTCGTCGAGCAGAAACGGCTGAAGTTCAAGGAAGAGGTGACGATCTACACCGACTCCACCAAGAGCACCGTGCTGGCCAGGTTCAAGGCCCGCAAGGTGATCGACCTCGGCAGCGGCTACGACGTCACCGACGCCGCCGGCCGCTCGATCGGGCTCTTCCGCAAGGACTTCGGCAAATCGCTGGTCAACTCCACCTGGCACCTCGACCCGCCCGGCGGGCCGACCGTCACCGGCCGTGAGCGCAACGGGGGCATCGCCGTGCTGCGGCGGCTGTGGAACGTGCTGCCGATCATCGAGAACATCCCGTTCCCGTTCCGCTACCACTTCGACTTCGCCGCCGACGGCAGGCAGGTTTTCAGCGTGGACAAGAAAACCTGGCTGCGCGACCACTACCGGATCGACATCGAGGACGCGGCGATCGACCAGCGGCTGGTGATCGCCCAGGCCGTCGCGGTGGACGCGCTGCAGGCCCGCTAGGGCACCACCTCACCGATCCCGAGCATGTTGCCCTCGCTGTCGCGGAACCACACGGCCCGCTCGCCCCGGCCCCTGCTCGGGTAGTACCCGTCGATCTCCATGATCCCGTCGACGGTGCCCTCGTACTCCTCGAACACGACGCCGCGGTCGCGCAACGCCGCGACCGTGGCGTCGAGGTCGTCGACGGAGAACGACATCTGGGTGAACGAGCCGTCGGCGGCACCGGCCGAGGCGAACAGGCAGAACACCCCGGAAGCGCCTTCGTAACGCAGGCCGCCCTCACGCTCTTCGGCCGGTTCCAGCCCGAGCTTCTCCGCATACCAGCGTCGTGCCCGGTCCAGGTCCTGGGTGGGGAGGCGGGTTTCGATCCGCGCGTCGCTCAGCATTCGCACGATGCTAGGCGGGCGAGTAGGTTCGGGCCCGCGAACGGCGAAACTGGGGAGTTTGGAAATGGCCGAAAGCAACCGAAGAGCGTTCCTGTCGTGGTTGTCCCGCAGCGGGCTGGTGCTCACCGCCGCCGGGGTGCCGGGACTGGCCGGGGTGGAGCGGGCGGCGGCCGCCGAGGTGCTGGTACTGGTCAACGCGACGCTGATCGACGGGACCGGCGCCGCGCCGGTGCCGGAGGCCACGATCGTGGTCGCCGGTGACCGGATCGCCGCCGCGGGACGGCCGCGCGTGCCGCTGCCCGCCGGCGTCCGGGTGCTCGACCTGCGGGGCAAGTACGTGCTGCCGGGACTCTGGGACATGCACGCCCACACCCCGGCGCCGGCCGCGCTGCCGAACGTCGAGCAGCTCGTCCTGCCCGCCTACGTGGCCAACGGCGTCACCTCGGTGCGGGAGATGTGGGGCCAGCCGCACCTTCCGGAGCTCCGCGACCGCATCGAACGCGGTGAGCTGGTCGGGCCGCGCATGGTGATCGCGTCCAACATGGTCGACGGGCCGCGGTCGTTCCTCGATCCCGAACCGGTCAGGGTGAGCACGCCCGCCGAAGCCAGCGCCGCGGTCCGGCGGGCCAAACAGGACGGCGCCGACCTGGTGAAGGTGTACTCGCTGCTGAGCGCGGAGGCCTTCGCGGCGGCCACCGCCGAGGGCCGCCGGATCGGCATCCCGGTCGCCGGGCACGTGCCCGAGCTGGCCCGGTCCGACAGCGCGGCGGCGTTGTCGATGAGCACCCAGGAGCACCTGTTCGGGCTCTACTTCGACGTCTCGTCGGAGGAGGAGCGGCTGCGCGAGGTGCTGGCGAAGACCCAGTTCCAGCCGGACCCGCTGACCTGGTGGGCCGGGGTGCGCACGACGCTGGAACCGGAGGCGCTGCGGTACTACGACCCGGTGCGCGCGGCCGACGTGTTCGGCGCGCTGGCGGCCAACGGTGTCGCGCTCGACGCCACGCTCACCGGCGCGCGCCTGTGGTGGCTGCCGCCCGAGTCGTTCCACGGTGATCCACGGACGAAGTACCTGCCCGGCTGGGTTCGCGAGGACTGGGACGCTTTCCTCGGCGGGCCTTGGGATCCGGCGCGGATCGAGGCGGGCCGCGAGTTCTACGCCGCGACGCAGCGCCTGCTCGCCGAAGCCGCGGGTGCGGGCGTGCCGATCACCGCGGGCACGGACTGCGGCATCGGGATCCCCTACGACTTCCCGGGATTCGGGCTGCACGACGAACTCGCGCTGATGGTCGAGGGCGGGGTCACCCCGATGCGGGCGATCCAGGCGGCCACCGGGGACGCCGCGCGTGCCGCCGGGCGCGAGCGCGTCAGCGGCACGATCGCGCCCGGCAAATACGCGGATCTTGTTGTGCTGGAAGATGATCCGCTCACGGACATCACCAACACCAGGCGCATCGACGCGGTCGTCAGCCGGGGGCGGTTGATCGACCGCGCGGCCCGTGAGCGCCTGCTCGCGGAGATCGAAGCCGTGGCCGCGCGGACCCCGAGACCGGGCACCAGCGCCACGCGGTGCTGCCCGGGGCCCTAGCCGGTACTCCGGACGGGGGTGAGCCCGGTCACGTCCGGAGCCCGGCCCGTTCGCGGCGGTGTGAGCCCGTCCGCGTACACTCCGTGTTCGCGCACGCCCGGATCGGCGATCGCCAACCCTGATCAGAACGCGGCGATTTGGTTACTCGCCCGCAACCCACGTGGTGGACGTTCGTTCTGTCCTGCGCGTGCGCCCGACGAAAGGATCCACCGATGAGGCTGCCGAGACGGCTCGCCGTGATCGCGGCCTGCCTGCTCCTGGCCGCGTGTGGCGCCGAGCCGGCCCCCGAGCCGCCCGCCAGGCCCATCGAGGTCGCCTTCGTGCCCAAGGTGCAGTCCATCGCCTACTTCGACGCGATGAACGAGGGCGGCAGGCGCGCCGCGCAGGTGCTCGGCGTGAACTGGACCTACCGCGGCCCGCTCACCGCGGACGCCGCCGAGCAGGCCGCCATCGTGCGCGAGTTCATCGGCCGCGGGGTGAACGTGGTGGTGGTCGCCCCCAACGACCCCGACTCCATCGCCCCGGTGGTGGCCGAGGCCAAGGCCAAGGGCATCCGGGTGCTGACCACCGACACCGACGCCCCCAACTCCGGCCGCGAACTCTTCGTCAACCAGGCGGGCGCGGAGAGCGTCGGCCGGGCGCTGACCGACGCGCTGATGCAGAAGACCGCGGGCACCGGGCAGTACGCGATCGTGTCCTGCGGCCCGGCCGCGGCCAACCTCAACGCCTGGATCGCCGTGCAGAAGGCGTACACCGCGCAGAACTACCCCAACGCGCAGATCGTCGACATCGTCTACGTCGGCGAGGACCAGAACGCCGCGGCCGCCAAGGCCAAGGAGCTGATGACCACCCACCCCCAGCTCACCGGGCTGGTCGGCGAGTGCACCACCTCCGCGCCGGGCGTGGCGAAGGCGGTCCGCGAAGCCGGGCGCATCGGCCAGGTCTTCACCGTGGGCGTCGGCACCCCGCAGACGATGAAGGAGTACCTGCGCGACGGCTCGTCGTCGGCGTCGGTGCTGTGGGACGTGGAGAACCTGGGCTACCTGACGGCGTGGGCGGCGAAGCAGGCCGCCGACGGCAAGGTCCCCGAGTCGATGAACAACGTCAGCCCGGAGCTGCCCGCGGTGCGCTACACCGCCGCCGACAAGACCCTCGTGCTCGGCGACCCCTTGTTGATCACCAACGACAACGTGGACCAGTTCGACTACTAGGCATAGGCCGGGTCTCGCGCGAGCATCGCCTCGCAGCTGCGCAGGACCACTTCGGCGGCTCGCCGGGCGGCGCCGCTCAGCGCCGGGTTGACCGCCTGCTCGCGCCAGTGCCAGAGCGCGTCCTGGATGGCCTCCTGCAACTCGGCCGGGGAGACCTCCTCCTCGATGCCGAGGCGTTCCAGCAGGCCGACGCCCTGGCCCCCGGTCAGCCGGATGGCGTCCTCGGCCAGGTCCTCGGGCAGCTCGGTCCGGCCACCGCGCAGGGCCGCGAGCACGCGCAGCTCGTTGAACGCGTGCGCTCCTGAGACCAGCCGGTCCAGTTCGGCGGCCAGCTGCTCGCTGCCCGGCCGGGGTTCGCGGCGCAGCAACACCTCCAGACCGAGCAGGGCCGCGCGTGCCTTCAGCACGTCCTCCCGCGCGCTGAACTGCTGCGCGACCGCGTCCCGCAGTTCACCGAGCCCGCTGCGCTGCACCAGCTGCCCGGCCAGCGCGGGCACGGTGTTCGCGCCACGGCGGATCAGCGTGGTCGCCAGCCGCAGGCCGAACAGCCCGAAGCGGCCGAGCAGCCATTCGCGGGCACCAGGCTTCAACGGCAGTGGCGCGTCGGCGCGGATGAACCGGTCCGCCGAGAGCAGCCTGCTCTCCAGATCCGGCCGCGGCACCTGGGCCAGCGCGGAAAGCGCGGCGAACTCCGGTTCGCTCAGCGTGCGGCCCGCGCTCGCCACCAGCCCGGCGACCGCGACCACGTCCTGGCACAGGTCCTGCACCTCGTCGGTCCGGCGGTAGCGGCGGGCGACCTGGCGGGCGGAGATCAGCGCGTCCACCCGGCCCGCGCCCAGTTCGTCGGCCTTGGCCAGCACCACCATCGCGTGCACCGGCGGCGCCCAGCCGCTCGGCGGGCCGTGCAGCGCGCGCAGGGCGCCCAACTCGGGGCCGTGCGGCCGCCGCACCAGGTACAGCACGGCGTCGGCGTCGGTCAGCCCGCCGGCCAGCGCCTGCGGGCCCGCCTCGGGGTCCAGCGCGGGCGTGTCCATCAGCACCAGGTCGCGGAGCTGGCGGCTGGGCCAGTCGACCACCAGCCGGTCCACCTGCTGCCCGCCCAGCGGGGCCAGGTCCACGCGCAGCCGCCGCTCGGTGCGCTCGGCACCCATCTCCCACGGCGCGGCCCCACCCGGCGGGTAGGCCAGCGCGCGCGGCGCCGACCCGCCCTGGTACCAGGTCACCACCTGGCGGTCGCCGATCTTCAGCGGCGCCACCTCGTCCCCGGCCAGCGCGTTGAGCAGGCTGGACTTGCCGGTGCCCGCCGGCCCGACCACGGCCAGCCGCAGCGGTTCGGCGAAGCGCGCCAGGTGCCGGTCCAGCCAGCTGGTCGCGCGGGCGCTGTCCTGGTAGAGCGAGAGCGCGCGCTGCAGCAGTTCGCCGGCGGCCTCGGCGATCACGCGATCAGCCCGCGCGGGGAACTGGGCGCGATCTTCGCCGCCGCCATCGCCTTGACCCGCTGGCGGATCGCGGCCAGCTCGTTCACCGCGGTCCTGATCTCCTGCGCGCGCTGCTTGCGCCGCGCGGCCTCGGTGTCGATCACCTGCTTGATCGCCTTGGCCGAGGCGGAGATCTCCTGGCGCTGTTGCTGGGCGTAGGCGGTGAACCGGTCGCGCAGGGCGCGCTGCAACAGCCGCGCGGCGTCCTTGCTCTCCTTGCCGTAGGCCAGGAAGAAGTCGTCGACGTGGCGTTGCGCGGCGGTCTTCGCGGTGGCCTGCCGCCGCTTGAGCCGGTTGCCGCGTTCCTCGAACACGCTCTTCGCACCGAACGCGGCACCGGCACCCAGCGAGATCGGGTTGATCAGCGGCATCCCGGCCACCGTGGTCGCCAGGCCGAACATCAGCAGGCCGGTGTACGACCCGCGCATGCCGACGAACAGCTTCTGGCCGACGGTGAACCGCTCCACGCGGGGCTTGCGCATCCCGCTCGCGTGGTCCGGCGGGGCGTCCGCGACCAGCAGCTCGTGCAGCAGGTCCTGGTCACCCGGCGCGACCTGGCGGGCCAGTTTGTGCGCGATCCAGTCGAACCGCTCCAGCAGCCAGTTGAAGTTCGTCTCGGCGACGGTGGCCAGGTTGTCCTGGAGCCAGTCCTCGAAGGTGTCCCAGTCGCGCGAGGGGTCGGCGGCGTCGAAGTACTCGTCCACGTCGCGCAGGATCTGCCGGGTGCGGTCGCGCAGGTCGTACTCGAGGTCCGCGATCAGGTCGGCGATCTCGTCGCCGAGCAGCGTCTGCCAGCGCGCGGAGTCCTGCTGGAGCTGCTCCAGCTTGCGGCCGGCGGCCTGCCAGCGGGCGACCACCTCCGGCGCGTCGCCGCGCTGGGTGGTGGCGAACTCCTCGTGCAGCGGCGGCACCAGCTGGTCCACCGTCATCCCGGCGAGCGCCGCCACCGACCGGGTGTGCAGCACGTCGACCTGGTCCAGCCACTCGTGCTTGAGCCGGTGCATCAGCTCCTCGAAACCGGATTCGGCGTTGAGGTCGCGGTCGCCCGCCTTCGCCGCGGCCAGCCGCAATGCGGCCGAGACCGGCACCACGGTGGCGCTCACCCCGGCCTTGGCCAGGCGCGCGCGGTTGCGCTCGGCCACCACCCGCCAGCCGGGCACGATGTCGATCTTGGTCAGCGCCACCATCACCGTCGGGCACACCCTGGCCACCTGGCCGAGCAGCTCCAGCTCGCTCGGCGAGAACTCGCTCGTCGCGTCGGTGGCCATCAGCACCGCGTCGGCCTGGAGGATCTCCGAAAGCGCGTTCGCCGTGCGGGCGGCGTCCCCGGCGGGCGGGGTGTCGATCAGCACCAGGCCGGTGGCCAGCAGGGCGCGCGGCAGGCCGATGTGCGCGCGGGCGATCTCGGTGCCCGGCTGCGCGGCCTCGCGGTTGGCGTCGGCGGTCACCGAGTCCACCGCGGCGGGCACCAGCTGGTTCGACGGCCCGCTCTCGATCATCCGGTCGTTGCGCTCGGCCGCGTTGAGCACCACCGCCGCGGTCGGCGCCTCGGCGTACTCGACCACCGCGGGCACGGTGGTGGTCAGATCGTCGCCGGTGGCGCACACCGGCGCGTTGACCAGCGCGTTCACCAGCTGGCTCTTGCCCTGCCCGGTCTCGCCGATGACCAGGATCCGCAGCTTCGGGTCGATCAGCTGCGCGCGTCTTTCACGCAGGCGACGGAGCAGATCCGGGGTCCCGTGCGCGGCGCAGGCCCGGATGGTGTCGTCCATCAGCTGGAGCCAGGGCGGAGCCATCACCCGAAGGAGTGTGCCGTGTCCGAATCGAAATGCAAAAGTGGCCCGGCCCGTTCAGGTGAACGGACCGGGCCACGGGGAGGCGACCGCCGAGCGGGTGTAGCTGGCGCGGGCTCGACAGGGGAGGTAGTCGCCGTGGTCTAGAAGTCGAGCAAGCCGCCGGTGATGTCACCCACGTCCGGCAGGCCGTGACCCGGGTTCAGCTGGCCGAGCGGGCTTTCCGAGGCACCGCCGGTGCTGCCGCCGGGCAGCGGGTTCGCCACCGGCAGCTCGGGCAGTTCCGGCAGCTCGACCGGGAGCTGGCTGGGCAGGTCGGTCGGCACGTCGACCGGGAGGTCGGTGGGCAGCTCCGCCGGGGTGTCGATCGGGGCGTCCACCGGGAGGTCGGCGGGCAGCTCGGCGTCCGGCACCTCGATCGGCATGTTCTCCAGCTGACCGGCGAGCTGGCCGGTGCCGGTGGCGATCTGGTCGGCCAGCGAGCCGGCGCCGTCGACGACCACCTGGTCGGCCGGGGCCGCGCCGGTCAGGTAACCGCCGAGCGTGGTGCCGCCGGTCTCGACGCCGTCGGCCAGCCACTCGCCGCCGGTGGAGACGTACCCGGCCAGCGTGCCGGAGGTGGCCGAAGCGGCTTCCTCACCGCTGCGCGGCATTGCGGCGTCGAGCGCGGTGGGTTCGCCGAGGCCGGCGAGGTGGCTGCCGCCGAGGTCGCCGAGCGTGTCGCTGTCGACCGAGTACTCCTGGCCGGCGATGTTCAGCGAACCGGCGAAGCCGTCGGTGGTGGCGAACAGGTCGCCGCCGAAGTCACCGGCGGGGGTGTCACCGGCGAACGCGCCGTTGACGCCGTCGAGGCCGCCCGCACCGGCGAACCCGGCGGACAGCGGCTCGGTGGCGAACCCACCGGCGGCCGCGGCGCCCTGCGTGGTGCCGGAGACGGAGCCGGCGAGGTCGGCCTCGTCGGTCTCGGCGGCGAGCGAACCGGCGGCGCCTTCGGTGCCCGCCGAGCCGCTGGCGGAGCTGTTGAGCTGCTCACCGGCGAAGGCGCCGGTGGCGGCGAGGCCGTCGGTGGAGACCTGGTGGGCACCGGCGACGGAGCCGAGCGGGGTCTCCTCGGCGAAGGAGGAACCGGTCAGGTCGTCGAGGCCGGGCAGCTCGGAGGTACCGGGCAGACCGGAGAGGTCCGAGGCGCCGGTCAGGCCGGAGAGGTCGGAGGCACCGGGGAGCCCCGACAGGTCGGAGTCGCCGGGCAGGCCGGAGAGGCCGGACGTGCCGGGCAGTCCGGACAGTTCGGGAACGGCGCCGTTCCCGGCGACCTGTGCGAGCGCCTGCAGCTGCTGGATCGCGCCGTCGGCGCCGAGGTCACCGGCGGGCAGGGCGGCCAGACCCGACTCGAGCGCCTCCGGCGAAACCCCGCCGGGCGCGTAGTCGAGGACCAGGGGGACGACCTCCTGGACGTCCTGAGCGGTGATGTCCTGCAGGCCCGCGCCGGACAGGGCCGCGGCCGGGTCGGTGCCGAAGGCGGACCGGGCGGCGTCGTCGGTGAGCAGGTTGAGCACGAACTCGTGCAGGGTCTGGCCGGTGGGGGACAACTCGTTACTCCTCGGGCGGGGGGTTCTGCCCGGCTAACGCTAGGTAAGGGGGGCGGGTTGCCGCATCGGGGATGGCACCGGTCACGCCGCCCTAACCTGCACGTGGGACGCCCGCACGGCGGTTAGGGGATTAGGGGGCGTTTCACTCTTTCGCATGGGGGACCCCTGCACACGGTGTGTTCTTGGTAGGAAGAACTACTGTCCGCGCAAGCTCGCCGAGGGATTCGCCCGCCTATGCCGTACGTCCTGGGGATCGATCTCGGGCACACCCGCACCACCGCCGCGGTGTGCCGCCGGGTGGGGGCTTCCTGGGGGGAACCCCAGGTGGTGGCGCTCGACGGGGATGCCCGCTGGGTCGAGTCGGTGCTGCACGTGGCCCCGGACGGGTCGGTGGTGTTCGGCCAGGAGGCGGCCCGGCGCGCGCTCGCCGAACCGCAGAGCGCGGCCCGCGGTTTCCTCGGGCGCACGGGCGACGCGGTGCCGCTGGTGCTCGGTCAGCACCTCTACACCGCCGAGGTGCTCACGGCCTCGCTCGCCGGCTGGGTGGCCGACCAGGTCGCCGAGTCCTTCGGCGGGCCAGCCGACCGGATCGTGGTGGCGCACCCGGCGGGCTGGGGCCCGCACCGGCGCGCGGCACTGCGGACCGGGCTCGAAGCGGCCGGGCTGCCCGGGGTGCTGCTGCTGCCGAAGCCCGTCGCCGCGGCGGAGAACCACGCGGCCGGGGAAGCCGGGGACGACCTGGAGATCGGGTCGGTGCTCGCGATCTGCCGGATCGGCGGCGAGCACGTCGAGTCGGCGCTGGTCCGCCGCACGCAGAGCGGGTTCGACCTGCTCGCGCACACCGGCAGCAGCGGGGGCCGCGGCAGCGCGCGGATTGACGAACTGCTCGCCGAGCACGTGCTCGCGCGGTCCGGCGCGAAGGTGCCCGACCACACCGACCCGGCCCTGCGCGGCCCGATGACCGGCTTCCGGATCGCGAGCGTGCTGGCCAAGGAACGGCTGTCCGTGGCGCCGTCGGCCTCGCTGACCGTGCCGCTGCCGGACGTCACCGGCGAGGTGCACATCACCAGGACCGAGCTGGAGGAGCTGGCCAGGCCGGTGCTGACCGCCGCGGTGGCGCAGCTGAACCGGCTGGTCGAGCCGGTGCCGGACGGTGAACTGGCTGCCGCCCTGCTGGTCGGCGGAGGCGCGCGGATACCCTTGGTCACCTTCCTCGCCGAAGCGGCACTGGGCTGCCCGGTGCTGGTCGACCCGGATCCGGCCGCGGCGGTCTGCCGCGGCGCGGCGCTGGTCGCCCGGCCGCGACTGGCCGGTGAGGGCCGCAAGCCGTCCCCGCGGCCGCGGGGCGCGGTGCAGGTGGAGGAGTCGACCGCGTTGATCCCGCGCACGCTCGAACCGCCGCTCCTGGCCGGTGAGGACGACGACGAACTGGGCCCGCCACCGCCGCGGCCGCCGGTGGAGGTCACCCCGCTGGAGGCGCCGAAGCGGTTCACCAACCCGCTGCGCAGGCGGTCCGAGCGAGAACCCGAGCGAGAGGACAGCCGTTGACCCGACCCGCGTCGACCCGGGGCGCCGAACCGGTGCTGGACGAGCCGACCCGGCAGTTGTGCGCCGCGATCGCCGAGCGCAGGCTCACCCAGGTGCGCCTGGCCGTGGTCGCGGCCGGGGAACACGGCAAGACCGCCCTGCTGGAGCACCTGCGCGCGCTGTGCTCGGCCGCCGGGCTGAGCGTGGCGCGGTTCGACCCGGCGCGCGCCGAGGACGAACCGGTCGACCTGGTGCTCGCCGACGACGCGCACACCTACGGCGAAGCGGAACTGGCCGTGCTCGCGCGGTTGGCCGGGGACGAGCGGACCGGGCTGGTGGTGGCCGCGCGGCCGCGGCCGCGCCCGGCCGGGCTGAACGCGGTGCTGGGCCGGTTGCGCGGGCAGATCCTGTTGCGCCCGCTGGAGAAGTCACAGGTCGCCGAACACCTGGCGGCGTACGGGGTGTCCACCGAACTGGCCGAGTTCGTCCGCGTGCAGACCGGCGGCGTGCCGGGCCACGTGCACCGGGTGGTGACCGCGCTCGCCGCGGTACCGCCCGCGGAGCGCGGGGAACTGCCGCTGGCCGCGTTCGGCGGCATCCGCCAGGAACTCGACCGGACCGAGCCGGGGGTGCTGCGCTTCCTGCTCGCCGTCGAGGCGGGGGCCGGGCCGGACATCGACCTGCTGGGCGGGCTGCTCGGGCGCGATCCGGAGGGCGTCAGCGCGGTGATCGACCTCGCGCGGGCGACCGGGTTGTTCGGGGCCGACGGCACGCTGCTGCCGATCACGCTGGCGGCGTTGCGCGCGCTGGTGCCCGCCGAACGGCACGCCGCGGTGCGGCAGCGCCTGGTCGAACTGCAGCTGGAACGCGGGGCGCCGGTGTTGCGGCTGGTGCGGCCGTGGCTGGGCAAGCCGATCGCCGGGCCGAGCGTGGCCAAGGCGTTCGAGGCGGCGGCCGAGGAGGCGCTGGAGTCGGATCCGGCGCTGGCGGCCCGGTTGCTGGAGGCGGCGGTCGCCGCCGGGCGCCCGGCGGCCGAACTGGGCGCGCGGCGGGCCGAGGCGGTCGCGCTGGCCGGGGACCTGGATGGCGCGCTGCGGCTGGCCGACGAGGTCATCGCCGCGGCGGGGGCGACCGGGCGCGCGGACGGGGCCAGGGTGGCGGCGACCGCGCTGACCCACCGCGGTCAGCTCGGCCGGAGCGCGGAACTGCTGCAGTGGTCGGGCACCCGGCGTTCACGGGCGTTCGCGGCGATCAGCCTGATCGCCACCGGCCGTCGTGCCGAAGCCGAGCGGGAGCTGGAAAAGGCGGCCGAGGGCGGCGGTGACGAGCCGCCGACGCTGCTGTCGGGCGCGTTGTCCTCGGTGGCGCGCGGCGTGGTGGAGTCGGTCGGCGGCGCGCCGACCGCCGCACTGTCCACTTTGGTCAGCTCGGCGGAGATGCTGGAACCGGTCGGCCGCGCGGTGCTGCTGCCGGACAGCCCGGCCGCGCTCGGCGCGCTGGTGGCGCTGCACAGCGGTGAGCTGACCATCGCCGAGCCGCTGCTGGAACGCGCGATCGCCGCGCGCACCGGCGGGGTGACGCTCCAGGCGCGGCACCAGCTGCTGCTGGCGTGGATCGCGATGGTGCGCGGGGACACGACGCTGGCCGCGGAACGGCTCAACGCGGCCGAGGAGGTGCGGCAGCCGCGCGACTGGCTGTTCGCGGTCGGCCTGGAGGTCGGGCTCGCCCGGCGCACCAGCGATCTGACCGCGTTGCGCCGGATCTGGGGCGTGGCCTGCGAAGCGGTGATCCGGCACCCGGTGGACCTGTTCTCCTTCCTGCCCTTCGGCGAGTTCGCCATGGCCGCGGCGCGGCTGGGCGAACGCGACCGGCTGGCCCCGCACCTGGCGCAGGCGCACTCCGTCCTCAGAGGACTCGGTGAACCGCCGCTG
Proteins encoded:
- the argS gene encoding arginine--tRNA ligase, producing the protein MHEVSPLLDQVATTITAAIGRARPELAGADPVVSRSEHADFQANAALALAKRVGAAPRELAAEVRDAMVASLIDETALSGPGFLNLTLSDSSVWHQISARLASPRLGIGTPELGRRTVVDYSAPNIAKEMHVGHLRTTIIGDCLARLLGFLGAEVVRQNHLGDWGTQFGMLIQYLDEHPSTESTLDDTYRAARAEFESDEAFADRSRARVVALQSGDADTVARWREIVAVSEKAFRVIYDRLGVLLTPEDSVGESFYNPLLAETVEALREAGIAVESEGALVVFSTEVTGPDGNPVPLMLRKRDGGYGYDTTDLATIRYRIHDLAADRLLYVTDSRQALHFRLIFEAARRAGWLTGGIEAAHVPYGTVLGSDGRPFKTRAGGTVRLMDLLDDAVARARAVVAEKNPERAPAELDRIAEQAGIGAVKYADLSTSRLRDYTFDVDRMVALTGNTGVYLQYAHARIRSILRNAGDTEPVVDASVPLTPPERTLALELDAYASTLVDVGTTLEPHRLCGYLYALARAFTTFYEACPVLKAAEPTRTNRLALCRLTARTLEHGLGLLGIAAPERL
- a CDS encoding VOC family protein, which translates into the protein MLSDARIETRLPTQDLDRARRWYAEKLGLEPAEEREGGLRYEGASGVFCLFASAGAADGSFTQMSFSVDDLDATVAALRDRGVVFEEYEGTVDGIMEIDGYYPSRGRGERAVWFRDSEGNMLGIGEVVP
- a CDS encoding amidohydrolase family protein, whose protein sequence is MAESNRRAFLSWLSRSGLVLTAAGVPGLAGVERAAAAEVLVLVNATLIDGTGAAPVPEATIVVAGDRIAAAGRPRVPLPAGVRVLDLRGKYVLPGLWDMHAHTPAPAALPNVEQLVLPAYVANGVTSVREMWGQPHLPELRDRIERGELVGPRMVIASNMVDGPRSFLDPEPVRVSTPAEASAAVRRAKQDGADLVKVYSLLSAEAFAAATAEGRRIGIPVAGHVPELARSDSAAALSMSTQEHLFGLYFDVSSEEERLREVLAKTQFQPDPLTWWAGVRTTLEPEALRYYDPVRAADVFGALAANGVALDATLTGARLWWLPPESFHGDPRTKYLPGWVREDWDAFLGGPWDPARIEAGREFYAATQRLLAEAAGAGVPITAGTDCGIGIPYDFPGFGLHDELALMVEGGVTPMRAIQAATGDAARAAGRERVSGTIAPGKYADLVVLEDDPLTDITNTRRIDAVVSRGRLIDRAARERLLAEIEAVAARTPRPGTSATRCCPGP
- a CDS encoding autoinducer 2 ABC transporter substrate-binding protein, with the protein product MRLPRRLAVIAACLLLAACGAEPAPEPPARPIEVAFVPKVQSIAYFDAMNEGGRRAAQVLGVNWTYRGPLTADAAEQAAIVREFIGRGVNVVVVAPNDPDSIAPVVAEAKAKGIRVLTTDTDAPNSGRELFVNQAGAESVGRALTDALMQKTAGTGQYAIVSCGPAAANLNAWIAVQKAYTAQNYPNAQIVDIVYVGEDQNAAAAKAKELMTTHPQLTGLVGECTTSAPGVAKAVREAGRIGQVFTVGVGTPQTMKEYLRDGSSSASVLWDVENLGYLTAWAAKQAADGKVPESMNNVSPELPAVRYTAADKTLVLGDPLLITNDNVDQFDY
- a CDS encoding dynamin family protein, giving the protein MMAPPWLQLMDDTIRACAAHGTPDLLRRLRERRAQLIDPKLRILVIGETGQGKSQLVNALVNAPVCATGDDLTTTVPAVVEYAEAPTAAVVLNAAERNDRMIESGPSNQLVPAAVDSVTADANREAAQPGTEIARAHIGLPRALLATGLVLIDTPPAGDAARTANALSEILQADAVLMATDATSEFSPSELELLGQVARVCPTVMVALTKIDIVPGWRVVAERNRARLAKAGVSATVVPVSAALRLAAAKAGDRDLNAESGFEELMHRLKHEWLDQVDVLHTRSVAALAGMTVDQLVPPLHEEFATTQRGDAPEVVARWQAAGRKLEQLQQDSARWQTLLGDEIADLIADLEYDLRDRTRQILRDVDEYFDAADPSRDWDTFEDWLQDNLATVAETNFNWLLERFDWIAHKLARQVAPGDQDLLHELLVADAPPDHASGMRKPRVERFTVGQKLFVGMRGSYTGLLMFGLATTVAGMPLINPISLGAGAAFGAKSVFEERGNRLKRRQATAKTAAQRHVDDFFLAYGKESKDAARLLQRALRDRFTAYAQQQRQEISASAKAIKQVIDTEAARRKQRAQEIRTAVNELAAIRQRVKAMAAAKIAPSSPRGLIA